The DNA segment CGAGGGGGCCGATGCACTGGCGTTCCTCCAACACACCACCGTCAACGATGTCGCCGCCCTGGCTGAAGGACAGGCCCAGTATTCCGCCATGTGCTACGCCGACGGCGGGCTGGTGGACGATCTGCTGATCTACCGCCATGCGCACCACTATCTGGTGGTGGTCAACGCCGCCAATATCGGTACGGACTGGGACTGGCTGCGCTCCAATCTGAAAGGCGCCGTCGCGCTCACCAACCGGTCCGATGAGACCGGCCTGATCGCAGTCCAGGGCCCGCGCAGCAGGGAGTTGGTCGGGGCCGTGCTGGGGCTGGACCTCTCCGCGCTCGACTTTTATCATTTTGTAGAGTGTCAGGCCTACGGACGGGAACTGGTGCTGGGGCGCACCGGCTACACCGGCGAACTGGGTTTCGAGCTCTACACCGATCCCGAAACCACAGGGCGGCTGTGGGACGACTGTCTGGCGGCAGCCGAGCCGTTGGGGGGGCTGCCGGCGGGACTGGGGGCCCGGGATACCCTGCGCCTGGAAATGAAGTATTCGCTCTACGGCAACGATATCACACCGGATACCAACCCGATTGAGGCCGGACTCGGATGGATCACCAAGCTGGACAAGGGGTCTTTCATCGGCTCCGCCGCAATCACCAGGGCCAAGGAGACCGGCCCCAGCCGCCGGCTGGTGGCCTTCCAGATGGAAGAGCGGGCCATCCCCCGGCCCGGCTACGTCCTCAGCGTGGCCGGCAACGTCGTGGGCGCGGTCACCAGCGGAACCCAGTCGCCAGTCCTGCGGAGGGGCATTGGCCTGGGCTATGTGGATCGCCCCCACACGAAGGTGGGCACAGCGCTGGAGGTGACCATCCGCGAGACGGCCCACCGGGCCACGGTGGTCAAGCCACCCTTCGTGAAGGAGACCAGTTTGATGGACTGAGGCCGCCCCTGGCCCGCGCCCGCGATGGAACCAACGATGACAGCGATCCACACCAGCAAAATTACCGTAGCGGGGTTCTGATGCCGGCCCGCGCCCGCCGCGCCGAGGTCTTTGCCGTGCTGTTGCTGGCCATCTCCACACTGGCCTTGATCAGCCTGGTGACCTATGATCCGGCCGAGGAACCTACTATCTCGGACGACCTCGCTATCCGCAATATCATGGGGATCGTAGGCATTTATCTCTCCCACTATCTCATCAAGTTCACGCTCGGCTACGTGTCGTTCATCTTCCCGGTCCTGGGCCTCATGTGGGGCGCCGGCCTGCTGTTCAATCGTGCGCAGCGGCCCATGCTTCGGATCACCGTCTACGCGCTGGTCTTGGCACTGCTCACTGCCGTGGCCGTGGGCCTGCCCGAAGCGCCGCGGGTGTACGAGGGTCGCGGTGACTGGACGACACCCGGGCTGCTGGGGGGGGCAGCCGCCAAGGTCCTCCACGATTTTTTTGGCATGGTCGGTGCAGCCCTGCTGCTGGTGGTGGGCTACTTCCTGGTTGTCACCGGCTATTTGGGCTGGGAGGTGCGCGCCTATCTGTCCCGGCAGTGGGTGGCCGTGAGTATCTGGTATGCCGCGTGGCGCGACCGTCGTCGGCGGGCGAAAACCATCGTCAAGCCCAGGGCCTACGTCCGGCCTGACAAGCCTGCCAAACCAAAGGCGGCGGAGCGTGGCAAACCCGTCAAGACCGCCCCGGCTGCCCAGGCTGATGCGGCCAAGCGTATCCGCGCTGCCAGTGGCGCTGTGGGCGCATTCCAGAGCGGCGCCTTGGACCAGGCCGACATTCCCATCGGTGAGCTGGGCACGGTGGCGGCCGCGGACATCAATGTCATGGCTGAGCGCAGCAGGCGCGGCCGTTTGCCCGGCGCCAGCCCCGCCAGGCCCTTCAAACTGCCCCCTCTGAAACTGCTCGCCGAGCCCCCCCGGACGGAGGAGGCCGAGTCGCGTGAAGAGCTCCTTGCCAAGGCCCAGCAGCTGGAGACGGCCTTGGCCACCTTCAAGGTAATGGGCAAGGTTGTGAACATTTCTCCCGGGCCGGTCATCACGCTCTTTGAAGTGGAGCCCGGTGAGGGCGTGCGGGTCAATAAGTTCACTGCTCTGGCCGATGACCTCGCCCGCATCATGAGTGCCGAGCGCATCCGCATTATCGCGCCGATTTCCGGTACCAAGCATGTTGGGGTGGAAATTCCCAATCACAAGCCCTCCATGGTCTACCTCCGCAGCATCATTGGTTCGGACGACTACGTGAACTCCCGGTCGCCCCTTACTGTTGCCTTGGGCAAGACCACCTCGGGCGAGGCGTTCTGCTTCGACCTGGCCCAGATGCCTCACCTGCTCATCGCAGGGACCACCGGCTCCGGCAAATCGGTCTGCATCAATACCATTATCACCAGTTGGCTCTACCGTGTCAAGCCCGACGAGGTCAAGCTGATCCTCATTGATCCCAAAAAACTGGAGCTCTCCTCCTACCGCGCTCTCGAGGGCTATCATCTGGTTACCACCCCCGGTATCGGTGAGTATGTTCTCACCACCCCGAAAAATGCCGTGATGGCCCTGCAGTCGGCTCTGCTGGAAATGGAGCGGCGCTACACCCTTTTCTCAAAGGTTACGGTGCGCAACATCGAGGAGTACCGCGCCAAGGCCGCCCGCCAAACGGATTTGGAGCAAATTCCCTACATCG comes from the Candidatus Neomarinimicrobiota bacterium genome and includes:
- the gcvT gene encoding glycine cleavage system aminomethyltransferase GcvT; this encodes MKQTPLHDRHVALGARMAPFGGYHMPVQYTGINAEHMAVRTAVGLFDVSHMGEFIVEGADALAFLQHTTVNDVAALAEGQAQYSAMCYADGGLVDDLLIYRHAHHYLVVVNAANIGTDWDWLRSNLKGAVALTNRSDETGLIAVQGPRSRELVGAVLGLDLSALDFYHFVECQAYGRELVLGRTGYTGELGFELYTDPETTGRLWDDCLAAAEPLGGLPAGLGARDTLRLEMKYSLYGNDITPDTNPIEAGLGWITKLDKGSFIGSAAITRAKETGPSRRLVAFQMEERAIPRPGYVLSVAGNVVGAVTSGTQSPVLRRGIGLGYVDRPHTKVGTALEVTIRETAHRATVVKPPFVKETSLMD
- a CDS encoding DNA translocase FtsK, which encodes MVGAALLLVVGYFLVVTGYLGWEVRAYLSRQWVAVSIWYAAWRDRRRRAKTIVKPRAYVRPDKPAKPKAAERGKPVKTAPAAQADAAKRIRAASGAVGAFQSGALDQADIPIGELGTVAAADINVMAERSRRGRLPGASPARPFKLPPLKLLAEPPRTEEAESREELLAKAQQLETALATFKVMGKVVNISPGPVITLFEVEPGEGVRVNKFTALADDLARIMSAERIRIIAPISGTKHVGVEIPNHKPSMVYLRSIIGSDDYVNSRSPLTVALGKTTSGEAFCFDLAQMPHLLIAGTTGSGKSVCINTIITSWLYRVKPDEVKLILIDPKKLELSSYRALEGYHLVTTPGIGEYVLTTPKNAVMALQSALLEMERRYTLFSKVTVRNIEEYRAKAARQTDLEQIPYIVIIIDELADLMITSGKDVEGPITRLAQMSRAVGIHMIIATQRPSVDVITGLIKANFPARIAFHLPTKVDSRTILDQMGAEKLLGRGDLLFLPPGGSEPIRLHAAYISLEEITAILEFIQGQPRPDEIFLPEQGLPGADGEITINGEDDDLFEDAARLVVAQQHASVSMLQRRFRIGYSRAGRLIDELERAGIITGYSGSKARDVLVDESYIQDLKDRRTGA